One genomic segment of Oncorhynchus kisutch isolate 150728-3 linkage group LG15, Okis_V2, whole genome shotgun sequence includes these proteins:
- the LOC116352725 gene encoding zinc finger protein 135-like — MSEAILTFQYQLNGVMETVLKTAVHEITRLVKDSFLEEVTWSKQEVDVLKERLQQCEQRWRDGEEERKRRAVEEREQKKKREECEPRGMCRRCGCAGDTEEREEALLGAEEGCVIKQEIFQSGGPSALPERECPQEMATPSSSCVSERMDEQVVHIKEESDDWGDLVTQMITSPDSPMMSLSHLQRLSSHPGGWTSEPLPPAQLARDPPPLPPAPWTRKEQYLLPRSLIPTQGTEHAVEALETSPNGLSINTMAELGVKPFSCPHCGKSFPQLRNLKHHQKYHHTGKKAFTCSQCGKGFVYMSHFRVHMQRHTGDRPFSCSQCGKSFSLQSGLKKHRVIHTAEIPYVVEIKY, encoded by the exons ATGTCAGAGGCCATCCTCACCTTCCAGTACCAGCTCAATGGAGTCATGGAAACGGTCCTCAAAACTGCTGTGCATGAGATCACTCGGCTGGTGAAGGACAGCTTCCTGGAGGAAGTGACATGGAGCAAGCAGGAAGTGGACGTCTTGAAGGAGAGGctgcagcagtgtgagcagagaTGGAGGGACggcgaggaggagaggaagaggagggcagttgaagagagagagcagaaaaagAAGAGGGAAGAGTGTGAGCCGAGGGGGATGTGTAGAAGATGTGGTTGTGCTGgagacactgaggagagggaagaggctcTGTTAG GAGCAGAGGAAGGTTGTGTTATCAAACAGGAGATCTTCCAGTCAGGTGGACCCAGCGCTCTCCCAGAGAGAGAATGTCCACAGGAAATGGCCACACCCAGCTCTTCCTGTGTCTCTGAAAGGATGGACGAGCAGGTGGTCCATATCAAAGAGGAGTCCGATGACTGGGGGGACTTGGTTACCCAGATGATCACATCCCCAGATTCCCCCATGATGAGCCTGAGTCATTTGCAGCGATTGAGCTCACATCCTGGGGGATGGACCAGTGAGCCTCTACCTCCAGCACAATTGGCCAGGgaccctccacctctacctccagcACCATGGACCAGGAAGGAGCAGTACCTACTCCCACGGTCATTGATACCCACCCAGGGGACAGAGCATGCTGTAGAGGCCCTCGAGACCAGTCCCAATGGCCTGAGCATCAACACAATGGCAGAGCTGGGGGTCAAACCCTTCAGCTGTCcacactgtgggaagagtttcccTCAGCTCCGAAATCTCAAACACCACCAGAAGTACCACCACACAGGGAAGAAGGCCTTCACCTGCTCCCAGTGTGGTAAGGGCTTTGTGTACATGTCCCACTTCAGGGTACACATGCAGCGCCACACGGGGGACAGGCCATTCAGCTgctctcagtgtgggaagagcttcagccTTCAGAGTGGCTTAAAGAAACACAGGGTCATTCACACTGCAGAGATCCCTTATGTGGTGGAAATTAAATATTAA